From the genome of Haloarcula taiwanensis:
ACGAACACCTGCTGGTGGTCGGCGTCCACGGGCGTATCAGGGAGCACGCCACCGCCAGACTCCTCGATATACTCTGGCGGCGAATGGTCGATGGTCGCACCGACGTAGTCGGCCCATCCATCGATGAACCCGCTCATCATGATGTTGCCGATCTCCTTGATGCAACTCCTGGCCATTGCCTCATCGTCGCTGCTGCCGGGCATCATCTCCTCGGTGATCGTTCCGGCGCTGTCCACGTCGAAGGCAAGGACAGTATCGCCCTCCAGTACGCCATCGAAGGAGAACTCGACCCCGACAAAGTCCCGGCCGGCCAGTTCCTCGCCGACATCTGCTCTGTCGAGCAGCGTAATCTTGGTTACGTCGACGACGGCGTCGATGCCCGTCATCTGGCCCATCGACTGCGTGGCCTGTTCGGCCCCCTCGTGAGCGAGTTGGTTGAACGTGCCCAGCGACTGAATATCGACGTTCATCTATGAGGGAACGACGTCCTCGATAGCCTCCATCACGCTGGGTTTCTGGAACGGCTTGGTGATGTACCCGTCAGCCCCCGCTTTCACGGCCTCCTTCATCTTCTCTTCCTGACCGACGCTTGTACACATGATGACGTTCGCGTCGGGATTGGAGGATTTGATCTCGTCCGTGGCTTCGATGCCGTCCCGGATGGGCATCACGATGTCCATCATCACCAGGTCCGGCCCTTCTTCTTTGAACACTTCGACAGCTTCGACACCGTTCTCGACCTCCCCAACGATCTCGTGGTCTTCTTCGAGAATCTCGCGGAGGAGGTTACGCATAAACTCTGAATCGTCGGCGATCAGTACGTCTGGCATGCCTATCAAGCCTACATATCGTGATGAGTTAGATAAAGGTGTCCCGTAAATTATCGCGTGTGATATCGGTGGGTCCCGAAACCCAGTTACACCGCAGGGAGATGGCGTGTGAGAACGCGGATGAAATCGAGCGCGAAGGAGCCATACTGGAAGTACACGAGCCCCGATAGGAGGAGGTACGCTGTCGTTAGTCCTGCCGGGAGTGCCAAGCCCAGTGCGACCGCTCTGGACGGGACCCGTTCAGGAGCGAGTGTGCGACCCAGCACAGTCCCGCCACAGACTGCTGCCCCACCGAGATTGAGGAGAGCGTGAAACTGTACCGACTCTCCCAGCGCCAGATCGAGTCCAGCAACGACACCGAGTCCGAAAATAAGACCTCCGATTGTACTCGCAGCGTACCCGCCGGCAAGCCACTCCTTCGCGTCGCTGACGGTTTCGTGAACTGCGGGTATCCGAACGACGCCGTACATGACGAGCGGGACCGTCGGCAGCAGATATCGAACAGTGAGTTGTGTGTGCAGCGGCAGACGGCTCAGATAGATGAGCGTGAACACAGCGGCGAGAGCCGTAACGAGCAGATCAGTCTGTGTTCGGGGCGAGTACTGTGACGGACGGACACTCCATTGCCGCATGCGCTGATTAGCTGACCGGACCAGGACCGCAGGGAGTGCCGCGACTGCGCCGAAAAGCGGGACGGCCTCGAGCATCGTGAGTTCGATCGCCTCGTAGGAATTAGGGGCGTAGTTGATCCGTGGCGCGGAGCCGCTCCGCAGGAATATCTGGGACATTCGCTTTGGCGTAGTTAGCACGTCAAGGCCATGACTGACCGCATCCGAGACGAACACCATCGCGGGGGCCGCAGGTCCCATGATCCGGTCGAACAGGCCGAGAATCGGGGTGAGTATCGACGTTCCGGATTCACCGCCCGTCACAGTGGAACCACCACTACCAGTCCCGCCAGTCCCGCCAGCCCCGCCGTCCGCACCAGCACCCTCAGTCCCGCCAGCGGCGCTCTTGCCACCCGTTCCGGTATCACCGCCGGGTGTAAACTCGACGTTTGCACCCCCCACAGCGGAAAGCAACCGCGGCGGTTTGACCGGGTTACCGGAGATAAGGAGATTCGTCACGAGCATCGGGAGCGATCCGAGGAAGAGCGCGAGGCCAATACCAGCGAGGTGGACGAGCGAATTCCGCTTTGCGGTGACAAGGTCTATGATGGCCAGTGTCACCACGAGGAAGAATCCCTCGAAGGCATGGGTCCAGGTGACCAGTCCAGCGGTGGCGTACGCACCGGCGCGAAAGCCGAGCCCCCTCTGAAACATAGCGTCAGCATACGCAAGTCGGCTCCGGGCGAACAGGTACACCGACGTCAGTAGCAACAGTCCCACCATGACGTGCCGTTTCGGAAGCGAAGCCCAAAATCCGACAGACGTGGCGATACCGATTGCAGCACCAGCCCCCAGAGCAACCGAGCGGTCATGCCAGATTCCGACGAGGCGGTAGAGAACGACACTGGTCGTCGCCGCTGCAAGCATCGTTGAAATCTGGAACGCAGCTATCGGGAGCGCAGTGTCCGGAAGGGCTGTCGCTGTCAGCGCGCCGGTCAGAAACAGGACGGCGACGACACTGCTACCGACCCACAGAACAGTGCGTCTCGCGGTATTGGTGTGGCGCTGTCCGAGCACGCTGACGTGAGACACGAAAGCGAGTGCAGTGCCCGACCAGAGTCCAAGAAGCAATAGCCGGGGGGTTATGAACGCGGACAGTGCCTGAAGTATCCAGACCAGCGGGACAGCCAGCAGGATCTGGCCGTAGTTTCGGCCGTACAGCCTACCGCCGGACTCGTGCAGGCCCGGTTGTGCGCCGAGTGTCAGGGTGTACGGCGTTTCTGTGATGTGGAGCTGCCCGTTCGACACAGCGACGAGCGCGTTGGCAGTGGTGTACGTGTCGGTGATGAAAATGCCGACACGCCAGTAGAGCCCAAACGTAACGAGCAGACCGAGCCAGAGGACATAGCCGTAGCGGTCACCGAACACAACCGTTCCGAACTGTCGACAGCGACCGGTGAACCACTCGGTGTCTCGGGTCATCGCTCCACCTGCACTGTCACGTTTTCAGCAACGATTGTCTCAGCAGTTTCGAAGCTCTGGACCCGAAGCCGAACGGTGCCTCTGTACACGTCCCGCTCCAGCGACGACGGTCGTACCGCTCTGTCACCCGGTGCGAGTCGGTATGTTCCAGACTGGCCCTCCGAGAGGACCTGCTCGTCTTCGCGGGAGATATCGAGCGCAGGGACCGCGACCTGATACAGCAGCCTCGGGCGGCCCGTGACGGAATCGACGGTTACGCTGGCATCGGGCACCCGGAGATACGCAACGTCCGTGCCGAACCGGCCGTCCGTAATCCGTATCTCCGATGTGGGAAGTTGGACGGAACTGATGACCGCCGTCCCGTCACCGATAGTCGTCGGCTGCGTTCTGACAGCGTCGACGCCGACGAGCGGCCCCGTCACGACGAGTGTTACCAGAACAAACAGGGCAACGACCGTCGGCGGCTGACGCAGGACCATTATCTACCCTACACACTGCTGCGCCCGGATTTAAATCCCCCGTCGGCTGGACAGACTGCTGTCCCTGTTCGCCGCGACAGCTACTCGAGTGCAGGTCGTTGTTTGGCAATCACGTATAGGCGGCCCGTATCAGAGTTCGGCACCGTCGGCATCTTCGACGGCCTCTAAGAGATCAGCGATGGAATCGTCCGGCGTCAATTGTGTCGACCGGACGAGCTGCTTGATGACCGCTGGCGGGTAGCGAACCGGAACGTTCGATTCCGACAGCAGAATACCCAGCACTTCTTCGACCGGTGTCGACCCGTCCATCTGCCGACCGTACCAGAGCATGAAGCTCTCGAACACAGTGACGATGTCGTTGGAAGCAAGCTGTTGCTGGTCGACGTCGCCGTCGAACTTCGCAGTCACGTCGAAGCCGTATCTGGCGTTCGAGTCGGCCATCTGTTCGGCAAGCCACTCGTGGACGTTCGCGTCGGAGAATTCAGGCGTCGACGGCTCCGGGTCTGGTGCAGGAGACGGCGGTGATTCAGACGCCGAATCCGACGAAGCTTGGTTTCCGTAGGTGTCATCGGTGCGGACATCCGACGAAACAACGTAGCGGCCCTCGTCGATTTCAGTGACGTGCTCGTCGTCGGCGATATCGAGCTCTTCGGGCGAAAGTACCTTGCCCTCTTCCGGATTCGGTTCGTCTGACCGCCGAGCCATAGCTACTAGTGTGTGAGGCTATCGTATAACTCCGTCGCTGGTCAGGGTGGGTGAAAAGAGAACTGCGTCAAACCGAATAGATGACCGAATTTAGAGGCTGACTGCGGAGTTACCAGACAGGGTCTCCGGAACGACCAGTCGAACGGTCGTCGTACCACCAGACTGGGTGTTCAGTCGGACAGTTGCCGTTGAACCTTCCGCAAGATTGCTGCCGCGGATGGCGGACGTATCGAACTGGAGTCGGGCTCGGTCAGACGGGTCGTTCAGCACTTGGCTCTCAGATATGGAGCCGTCGTCGTCCTGTACCTGGGTGACGCCGAAGTTTTCTCCGTCTGCCGTCCTTTCAGCACCATCCTCAACAGTCAGGTCGTACGAGCCTGAGGAGTCGACCCACTGAGCAATCGTGCTTCCGATATCGATGTTGGCTGCACCGGGGGCACGCTTGACCGTTAGGTTCACCGTACCGACACCAGTATCAGTGATGTCTTCACCGACGGCGTTGACGAGCTGCAGTCGGTTCGTCACTTGGTCACTGCTCTGTTGTCCGGTTTCCTCGGCGCTGCTCTGGAGGAAGCCAGCCGTGTTAATCAGGACGCCCGCAGCGATTGCCGCCACCAGCACCATCGCGATGAACACGATCAGGGTGCCGATACCGACCTGCCCGCGGTCGTCGTCGTTCGTTAGTTCCGTTAGCATTGTTGATCCGGGTCTGTCTGACCCTATGCAACCGTTCTTTTCGCCAGTAATAATACCTCCCCCCAAATTATACAACCTGATAATGAGGTTTTGAGGGGCTGTGAGAGGGATTTGCCTAGAGAACGCCTATCATTTGACCTGAAGAAGATAGGCAAGCCACGTCGCTTGCAAGAATCAGATTTAATCGCTTCCGTAAGTTGGTATCAGCGATGGAAATGGTCGTCTGGTGTGTAGTCGAGAGGTGTGGTACATTTGGCCTGGTTGGGGCTCGGTAGATAGAAAATGTACATCGAGACCATCGTCGACAGAGAGAGGCCCCAGTCGCAGGCTGGTCGGTCAGTTGGTGTAGCCGAAACGCGTAGTCACTCGTACGTGACGAGACTGTACATCACGAACAGATAGCCGAAGGTCGTCAACCCACTGTTGACTAACAGCAACGAGCGGACACCCTCGAAGTCGTTGATGAACGCGCTAATCATCGTCGCAGCCGCGCCCGCGATGGCGAGCGAAAACCCCACCGAGAGGTGGAGCATCGCCTGCCGAGACGTCTGGATGTATGCCCGCATGGCCATCCCCACCATTGTCAGTCCGGCGACGACGAACACCAGCGTCGATATGGCATAGAGAAGTTCTATCATCAGCACTGTACAGTGCTACAGCGAACCCGTTATTAAATCCACGCTCGAAAATATCTTTCGTGATAACGTCGAGAGGAGACGTTCTACGGCTCGGATAGGGTCCGCCACGCCTCGTCGAGTTTGTTGGTCACTTCCGACCGTTCTTCGATATGGACAGTCAGTTCGTCGTCGAAGTCGACCCGGACCTCGTCGACGTTCCGCCGGTACACCTTGATACGCCGGCGGTCGTCAGAGAGGATGTTGTCGTGTAGTTCCAGGAGGTCGTGTTCGGTCAGTTCGTCGATGCGTCGGTAACACGTCGCGATGGGGATTCCGAGTTCGTCGCTGAGCTCCTGTGCGGAGACCGGTTCATCTGTCGCGTCAAGGATTTCGGCACTGTATTTATTGCCAAGCGTCTGAAGAATCTCCCCTGAATCCATCGTTATCAAATCATAAATTCAGTCGATAATAAAGCTATCGCCTGTGATATCGAGTGAAAGGGAGACAAACACGCGCTGCAGTGCGTTCGTACAGAAACGCCGTTCTATGTCGCTGTACCCGTCGTTCTACGGAGTAATAATGGCTCTATCCTATCGTTAAATTGGTGATTCTTCCTCGCTCATCATCGAGAAGGCGCTGGCGTTCTGGTGGACATCGATGCCGCCGCGGTCAATCTCCATCGGATAGATGTCAGTCTCAATGTTCTGCTTTCGCATCTTGGCGACCCAGACGTATCTGTTCACGCCGGTGTCGGTCGGGGTCTGGATGAGATAGATGTTGCCGTCAGTCAGATAATTCTCGAGCCCGATTTCGGTATCCGGGAAGACGGCCCCCTGTTCGTTGGTCATCAGCGTCGTGAGGCCGCTGTCACTGAGAATGTCGGTGAATTTCAGGAGGTAGGTCCGTTTTTCCTTTTCATTTTCGAAGAACAGTTCGAACATGGCAAGCGAATCAAGCACCAGTCGGTCGTAGTCGCCGTCCTCGAGTTCTTCAAGCAGAATATCCAGCGAAGAGGTGAAGTCGTTCTCGCGCAGGAGGACTTGCTTGTCGTACACCTTGATATCGCCGTTGTCGACGTGGTCCTGCCAGTTTTCGAAGCCGAGGGATTCGGCGGCCTCCCGGAGGTCCGACTCGTCTTCCTCGAAGGAGAGGTAGATACCCTTCTCGTCGTACTTTTCGACGCCGTTGTAGATGTACTGGAGACAGAGGATCGATTTCCCGGCGCCGGGGTTGCCGCTCACCAGTGTCGTCGAGTTCTTCACAATGCCGCCGTTCAGAATGTCGTCGAGGCCCTCGATCCCCGTTTTGGTTTGCTCAATCATAGTTTCGGAAGGAACTGGAAGTTGATTAGATACTTCTCTGTCGGGAATGTTAAAAAGTCTTGCTGGTGTGTCGCTAAACAGACCGGAATCAGTCACCAGCGTGGACGATGGCGGGGTCCACCCAGATAACAAAACTGTCATCTCGCTTGATGACGCCGCGAATCGAGCCCGCGTCGTTCGCAGGGGACCGGTCGACCTGCTCCGGAGTGACCTGCACTACCTGATACACCTCGTCGACGAGCCAGCCGGCCGCGCCCTGTTCTTCGACGATTTCCGGGTCAAAAACGATGATACGCTTCTCCGCACCCTCGTCCTCGATACCGAAGACGACCTTCGGGTCGACGATCGATGTCGTGCGCCCGCGAAGGTCCATGACACCACGGACGTGCGCCGGGGCGTTCGGGACGGACGTGAGCTCGCCGATGTCGACGATCTCAGTCACGTAGTCGATACTCACGCAGTACGTTTCCGAGCCGAGCTGGAACTCGAGTACCTGGCCGGTGGTGGCTGAC
Proteins encoded in this window:
- a CDS encoding response regulator, producing the protein MPDVLIADDSEFMRNLLREILEEDHEIVGEVENGVEAVEVFKEEGPDLVMMDIVMPIRDGIEATDEIKSSNPDANVIMCTSVGQEEKMKEAVKAGADGYITKPFQKPSVMEAIEDVVPS
- a CDS encoding ArsR family transcriptional regulator, whose protein sequence is MDSGEILQTLGNKYSAEILDATDEPVSAQELSDELGIPIATCYRRIDELTEHDLLELHDNILSDDRRRIKVYRRNVDEVRVDFDDELTVHIEERSEVTNKLDEAWRTLSEP
- a CDS encoding circadian regulator CirA gives rise to the protein MIEQTKTGIEGLDDILNGGIVKNSTTLVSGNPGAGKSILCLQYIYNGVEKYDEKGIYLSFEEDESDLREAAESLGFENWQDHVDNGDIKVYDKQVLLRENDFTSSLDILLEELEDGDYDRLVLDSLAMFELFFENEKEKRTYLLKFTDILSDSGLTTLMTNEQGAVFPDTEIGLENYLTDGNIYLIQTPTDTGVNRYVWVAKMRKQNIETDIYPMEIDRGGIDVHQNASAFSMMSEEESPI
- a CDS encoding flagellin, giving the protein MLTELTNDDDRGQVGIGTLIVFIAMVLVAAIAAGVLINTAGFLQSSAEETGQQSSDQVTNRLQLVNAVGEDITDTGVGTVNLTVKRAPGAANIDIGSTIAQWVDSSGSYDLTVEDGAERTADGENFGVTQVQDDDGSISESQVLNDPSDRARLQFDTSAIRGSNLAEGSTATVRLNTQSGGTTTVRLVVPETLSGNSAVSL
- a CDS encoding chemotaxis protein CheW; amino-acid sequence: MAAQSATTGQVLEFQLGSETYCVSIDYVTEIVDIGELTSVPNAPAHVRGVMDLRGRTTSIVDPKVVFGIEDEGAEKRIIVFDPEIVEEQGAAGWLVDEVYQVVQVTPEQVDRSPANDAGSIRGVIKRDDSFVIWVDPAIVHAGD